One Ignavibacteriota bacterium genomic window carries:
- a CDS encoding glycosyltransferase, with product MSSEITRKRPVLVIAYYFPPLGLSGVQRTLKFVKYLPQFGYQPTVLTVTPTGYFAQDESLLEELNGLDIEIFRVGSLDANRLFKKKGVVKMPSERMRKFLTFLSDSFFIPDNKIGWKNKALKAAIELHQKHKFNLVFATAPPFTDFLIGAELRKRFNLPLVIDYRDPWLEYPLKYYPTPLHRWLNYRMEKAVLRLSSRIIVTNRRVKELMIKKYRFLEYNDITILSQGFDPTDFEAVSESASPQKMRITHAGVFYGDRTPKYFLQALKRIFVERPSLKEKIEACFVGVLQDEHTKLIKQLGLESNIITTGYLNHESCIRQIMSSDILWLTVNNDRQSPGKLYEYIGARKPVLACVPDGFIRQTLQETGASIFAKPDNVEEIAQAILKFYQLYEQKKLPKPNEEIVQKYDRVKLTEELSRMFGFLVSE from the coding sequence ATGAGTTCTGAAATAACGCGTAAGCGACCTGTTCTTGTCATCGCATATTATTTTCCTCCTCTCGGATTGAGTGGCGTACAGCGCACACTTAAATTTGTAAAATACCTTCCACAGTTCGGGTATCAACCGACAGTGCTCACAGTAACACCGACCGGTTACTTTGCGCAGGATGAATCGTTGCTCGAGGAACTCAACGGACTCGACATCGAAATCTTTCGAGTCGGCTCGCTTGATGCAAATCGTCTTTTCAAGAAAAAAGGCGTGGTTAAAATGCCTTCTGAGAGAATGAGAAAGTTCCTCACGTTTCTCAGCGACTCGTTTTTCATTCCCGATAACAAAATCGGTTGGAAAAATAAAGCGCTCAAAGCCGCAATCGAGTTGCATCAGAAACATAAGTTCAACCTTGTCTTTGCAACCGCTCCCCCCTTCACCGATTTTTTAATTGGAGCGGAACTGCGAAAGCGGTTCAATCTTCCCTTGGTGATTGATTACCGTGACCCGTGGCTTGAATATCCGTTGAAATATTATCCGACACCACTTCATCGTTGGTTGAATTATCGAATGGAAAAAGCGGTGCTTCGACTTTCATCGAGAATCATTGTCACCAACCGTCGTGTGAAGGAGTTGATGATTAAGAAATATCGCTTCTTAGAATACAACGACATCACGATTCTCTCACAGGGATTCGACCCGACAGATTTTGAAGCCGTTAGCGAATCCGCTTCACCACAGAAAATGAGAATTACTCACGCAGGAGTTTTTTACGGAGATAGAACGCCAAAGTATTTTCTTCAGGCATTGAAAAGAATCTTTGTCGAGCGACCGAGTCTGAAAGAAAAAATCGAAGCGTGTTTTGTCGGCGTGCTTCAGGATGAACATACAAAACTCATAAAGCAGTTGGGACTTGAATCCAACATCATCACGACCGGCTACCTGAATCATGAATCCTGTATCCGACAAATCATGTCCTCCGATATTCTTTGGTTGACGGTGAACAACGACCGGCAGTCACCCGGCAAGTTGTACGAATATATCGGCGCAAGAAAGCCTGTCCTCGCTTGCGTACCGGATGGATTCATCCGGCAAACATTGCAGGAAACCGGCGCGAGTATTTTCGCCAAGCCGGATAATGTCGAAGAAATTGCGCAGGCAATTCTTAAATTTTATCAGCTGTACGAGCAGAAGAAACTTCCGAAACCGAATGAAGAAATCGTTCAAAAGTATGACCGAGTGAAGTTGACAGAAGAACTTTCCCGCATGTTTGGGTTTTTGGTGAGTGAATGA
- the purD gene encoding phosphoribosylamine--glycine ligase: MKILVIGSGGREHALVWKLKQSKQVQKLFCGPGNPGIAEHAECVPIKANDIEALKKFALEQNVDLTIVGPEQPLVDGIVDEFESAGLKIFGPSKFAAQLEGSKIFAKQFMRRHNIPTAKFETFESHQITEAKDFISNCSLPIVIKADGLAAGKGVAICLTKNEATEILHQYFEERVFADAGTRIVIEEFMEGEEASIFALTDGKNFVTLSPAQDHKRVFDNDEGKNTGGMGAYAPAPIVSAEILEHVKEAIIQPTLDGMLSEGHPYKGCLYVGLMLTNDGPKVVEYNCRLGDPETQVILPLLDEDLAELMLEVAEGKLNRTEIKLKNQSAVCVVLASGGYPDEYQTGKEIFGLELIAKSPHVIAFHAGTKTQNIHLPSTPAAGTAADKKLKTNGGRVLGVTALGDSLGDAIKQIYQAVDNIHFDGMHFRRDIGYKGLQRTTNKEQ; this comes from the coding sequence ATGAAAATCTTAGTCATCGGAAGCGGCGGACGGGAACATGCTTTGGTGTGGAAACTCAAACAGAGCAAACAAGTCCAGAAACTTTTCTGCGGTCCCGGAAATCCCGGAATTGCAGAACATGCTGAGTGCGTTCCAATCAAAGCAAATGATATTGAAGCGTTAAAAAAATTTGCTCTTGAACAGAACGTTGACCTGACCATCGTCGGACCCGAGCAGCCTCTTGTTGACGGAATTGTTGATGAGTTTGAATCTGCCGGATTGAAAATCTTCGGGCCTTCAAAGTTTGCAGCACAGTTGGAAGGGAGTAAAATCTTCGCCAAGCAGTTCATGAGGCGGCACAACATTCCGACTGCGAAGTTTGAAACGTTTGAAAGCCATCAAATAACAGAAGCAAAAGATTTCATTTCGAACTGCTCACTTCCCATCGTTATCAAAGCAGACGGACTTGCGGCAGGAAAAGGAGTTGCAATTTGTTTGACTAAAAACGAAGCAACCGAAATCCTCCATCAATACTTTGAAGAGCGAGTATTTGCCGATGCTGGAACACGAATCGTCATCGAAGAATTTATGGAAGGTGAAGAAGCATCCATCTTCGCGTTGACAGATGGAAAGAATTTCGTCACGCTCTCCCCCGCGCAAGACCACAAGCGCGTGTTCGATAATGATGAAGGAAAAAACACCGGCGGCATGGGCGCGTACGCTCCCGCCCCGATTGTCTCTGCTGAAATTCTTGAGCACGTAAAGGAGGCAATCATTCAGCCAACACTTGATGGAATGTTATCCGAAGGTCATCCGTACAAAGGATGCTTATACGTCGGGTTAATGCTCACGAACGACGGACCAAAAGTGGTTGAGTACAATTGCCGCCTCGGCGACCCCGAAACGCAGGTCATTCTTCCCTTGCTTGATGAAGATTTGGCTGAGTTGATGCTCGAAGTCGCTGAAGGAAAACTTAACAGGACAGAAATCAAATTGAAAAATCAATCAGCAGTCTGTGTTGTACTTGCATCCGGCGGTTATCCTGATGAGTATCAAACAGGAAAAGAGATTTTCGGATTAGAACTAATTGCAAAATCTCCTCATGTCATTGCATTTCATGCAGGCACCAAAACACAAAACATTCATCTGCCGTCCACGCCTGCGGCAGGCACAGCGGCGGACAAGAAACTCAAAACGAACGGCGGTCGTGTACTTGGCGTTACTGCGCTTGGCGACTCTCTCGGGGATGCAATCAAACAAATATATCAAGCCGTTGACAACATACATTTTGATGGAATGCACTTCCGTCGCGATATTGGCTACAAAGGATTACAACGAACAACGAATAAGGAACAATGA
- a CDS encoding NAD-dependent epimerase/dehydratase family protein yields MNILVTGGAGFIGSHIVDAYIEAGHNVTILDNLSTGRMVNLNSKAQFFQMDIREFAIDKIFDEGKFDVVNHHAAQMDVRKSVLDPIFDSSINILGTLNVLENCKRTGVKKFIFASTGGAIYGEQDYFPADEAHPQRPLSPYGITKSAVEKYLFYYQEVWGIRSTILRYANVYGPRQNPHGEAGVVAIFAKKMLAGEQVTINGDGKQTRDYVFIRDVVQANLLALNQKTSDTFNIGTGIETTVNEIYSVLETALGKQCKSIHAPAKEGEQLRSVLSFEKIRTSLGWQPTVSLRQGLEATVKYFQEHPTA; encoded by the coding sequence ATGAACATTTTAGTAACAGGCGGAGCGGGCTTCATCGGTTCGCATATTGTGGATGCGTACATCGAAGCAGGACACAATGTCACCATTCTCGACAACTTATCAACCGGAAGGATGGTGAACCTAAATTCCAAAGCACAGTTTTTTCAGATGGATATTCGGGAGTTTGCCATTGATAAAATTTTCGATGAAGGAAAGTTCGATGTCGTCAATCATCATGCTGCACAGATGGATGTGCGCAAGTCGGTACTTGACCCGATATTTGATTCATCCATCAACATACTTGGGACGCTAAACGTACTTGAAAACTGTAAACGAACCGGAGTAAAGAAATTTATCTTCGCTTCGACAGGCGGTGCGATTTACGGCGAGCAGGATTATTTCCCTGCCGACGAAGCACATCCGCAACGACCTCTTTCCCCTTATGGCATCACCAAATCGGCTGTCGAAAAATATCTTTTTTACTATCAGGAGGTTTGGGGAATTCGCTCAACAATTCTTCGCTATGCAAATGTGTATGGACCGAGACAGAATCCTCACGGTGAAGCGGGCGTTGTTGCAATCTTCGCGAAGAAAATGCTCGCCGGTGAACAAGTAACAATCAACGGCGATGGAAAACAGACGCGGGATTATGTTTTTATCCGTGATGTCGTTCAGGCAAATCTTCTTGCATTGAATCAAAAAACTTCAGACACTTTTAACATCGGAACAGGCATCGAAACAACCGTGAATGAGATTTATTCGGTTCTTGAAACTGCGCTCGGAAAACAATGTAAAAGCATACACGCACCGGCAAAGGAAGGCGAGCAACTTCGTAGCGTCCTTTCGTTTGAGAAAATCAGAACTTCTCTTGGTTGGCAACCAACTGTTTCACTTCGCCAAGGGCTGGAAGCAACAGTGAAATATTTTCAAGAACATCCGACAGCGTAG
- the meaB gene encoding methylmalonyl Co-A mutase-associated GTPase MeaB — protein sequence MEQKFVERILSGERIAVARGISLVENEHPSATELLKALYPNTGKAYRIGITGPPGAGKSTITNKLAKLYRTQNKRVGIIAVDPTSPFTGGALLGDRVRMTDVELDEGVFIRSMASRGSLGGLSKKTKEAADVLDAAGYDFVLFETVGVGQSELDIVRAADTTVVVLVPESGDSIQAMKAGLMEIADFFVVNKSDRPGAEQAVMSIKMVLQFKHPADGWQVEVIKATANDGKGIEEIATMIDAHKAFLLNENRLQLKRKERAIERVRELVNDKLRVEFWNEERETKLTSDIENVLDGKSTPYDLAAMLLRDDRK from the coding sequence ATCGAACAGAAATTTGTTGAACGGATTTTGAGCGGCGAACGGATTGCTGTTGCTCGCGGAATTTCTTTGGTAGAAAATGAACATCCATCAGCTACTGAACTGTTGAAGGCATTGTACCCGAACACCGGGAAAGCATATCGCATCGGAATTACCGGACCACCGGGAGCGGGAAAAAGTACTATCACCAACAAACTTGCAAAACTCTACCGAACACAGAACAAGCGAGTCGGCATCATCGCGGTTGACCCGACAAGTCCGTTCACCGGCGGTGCACTGCTCGGCGATCGCGTTCGCATGACTGATGTTGAACTTGATGAAGGCGTCTTTATCCGAAGCATGGCATCACGTGGAAGTCTCGGCGGCCTCAGCAAGAAAACAAAAGAAGCGGCTGACGTACTTGATGCGGCTGGTTATGATTTTGTGTTGTTTGAAACTGTCGGCGTGGGACAATCGGAGTTGGATATTGTGCGTGCGGCAGATACAACGGTCGTTGTTCTTGTTCCCGAATCCGGCGACTCAATTCAGGCGATGAAAGCCGGGTTGATGGAGATTGCCGATTTCTTCGTCGTGAATAAATCGGACAGACCGGGGGCTGAGCAGGCAGTCATGTCAATCAAGATGGTATTGCAGTTCAAACATCCGGCAGATGGCTGGCAAGTGGAAGTAATTAAGGCGACGGCGAACGATGGGAAAGGAATTGAGGAAATCGCAACCATGATTGATGCACACAAAGCATTTCTGTTGAACGAAAACCGGTTGCAACTCAAACGAAAAGAGAGGGCGATCGAACGTGTGCGTGAGCTGGTGAACGATAAGTTACGAGTGGAGTTTTGGAACGAAGAACGGGAAACGAAACTTACTTCCGATATTGAAAATGTGTTGGATGGAAAAAGTACGCCGTATGACTTGGCGGCAATGTTGTTAAGGGATGATAGGAAGTAG
- a CDS encoding type II toxin-antitoxin system PemK/MazF family toxin — MVMNQYDVLLVNLDPTVGHEIKKTRPCVIISPDEMNRNIGTVIIAPMTTQSKNYPTRIEIEFEGKQGWIVLDQIRTVDKVRLLKKLGHLEPEIIHRIKSIISQMLVE; from the coding sequence ATGGTAATGAATCAGTATGATGTTCTGCTTGTGAATTTGGATCCGACAGTAGGCCACGAGATAAAGAAAACCAGACCATGTGTTATCATTTCACCCGATGAAATGAACCGAAATATCGGGACAGTAATTATTGCCCCGATGACAACTCAATCAAAAAATTATCCAACGAGAATCGAGATAGAATTCGAGGGAAAACAAGGATGGATTGTCTTAGATCAAATCAGAACGGTGGATAAAGTCAGACTACTAAAGAAACTTGGACATTTAGAACCGGAAATCATTCATCGCATTAAAAGTATTATTTCACAAATGCTCGTTGAATAA
- a CDS encoding AbrB/MazE/SpoVT family DNA-binding domain-containing protein, with protein MQLSLTKIGNVNVLQLPQSLLEQCRISDSVEVEILGDSIVMKPYPAKTRQGWEEAFQQMHNNGDDKLLIEDSLEVHSFAWEW; from the coding sequence ATGCAATTATCATTAACTAAAATCGGAAATGTCAATGTACTCCAACTTCCACAGTCGCTTCTGGAGCAATGCAGAATTTCCGACAGCGTGGAAGTTGAGATACTGGGAGATTCCATTGTCATGAAACCATATCCAGCCAAAACGCGGCAGGGCTGGGAAGAAGCGTTTCAACAAATGCACAATAATGGAGATGATAAACTTCTCATCGAAGATTCATTGGAAGTGCACTCGTTTGCTTGGGAATGGTAA
- a CDS encoding nucleotide-binding protein, with amino-acid sequence MPKLTKKVALEKLDRGIKQIDEVKAKGRRSPDFKKWYRDTEIDISYVFGEKSRHLNDFDKISYSLGAFHSRTPDSAFEDAFRRGMESARAILQSMVQEVQEYWDEEERTEQIDNLKPSEPANKTKDIFVIHGHDEGLKDAVARFLSKIELNPIILHEQPNQGRTIIEKFEAHASTPYAVALFTPDDIGGSAKSPESLQPRARQNVVFEFGYFIGKLGRNNVTAIYQEGVELPSDYLGVVYIPLDPNGNWKFLLVKELKSAGFIVDANKAL; translated from the coding sequence ATGCCTAAACTAACGAAGAAGGTTGCACTTGAGAAGCTTGACAGGGGAATCAAGCAGATCGACGAAGTCAAGGCGAAGGGTAGAAGATCTCCAGATTTCAAAAAATGGTACAGAGATACTGAAATAGACATTTCGTATGTGTTTGGTGAAAAGTCCCGACATCTAAATGACTTTGACAAAATAAGTTATAGTCTAGGTGCCTTTCACTCGAGAACGCCAGACAGCGCCTTCGAAGATGCCTTTCGGCGAGGCATGGAGAGTGCAAGAGCCATTTTGCAATCAATGGTTCAAGAGGTTCAAGAATACTGGGATGAGGAAGAGAGAACCGAACAGATTGACAATCTAAAACCTTCTGAACCTGCAAATAAGACTAAAGACATCTTTGTAATACATGGGCACGATGAGGGATTAAAGGATGCTGTTGCTCGCTTCCTGTCCAAGATAGAACTGAATCCAATCATATTGCATGAACAACCAAATCAAGGAAGAACAATCATAGAGAAATTTGAAGCACATGCATCAACACCATATGCGGTTGCCCTATTTACACCAGACGATATCGGTGGCAGTGCTAAATCTCCTGAAAGTCTTCAGCCACGCGCTAGGCAAAATGTTGTTTTCGAATTTGGATACTTCATCGGGAAACTTGGCAGAAATAACGTGACCGCCATTTATCAAGAAGGCGTTGAACTTCCATCAGACTACTTAGGCGTTGTTTACATTCCACTCGACCCCAATGGCAATTGGAAGTTCTTACTCGTAAAGGAACTTAAATCGGCAGGATTCATTGTCGATGCGAACAAAGCACTGTAG
- a CDS encoding acyl-CoA dehydrogenase — MNDTTPEYEFTESMKMVRDLAREYAEKEIKPVVMKYDESQDFPFDIMKKLGEMGFLGVIFPEEYGGAGFGYLEYVTVIEEISKVDPSVGLGVAAHNSLCTNHIFTFGNEAQKKKYLPLLTTGTIMGAWALTEPTSGSDSGGMLTTAVRDGDHYILNGSKNFITHGSVGKVTVVMAITDKEKGRKGVSAFIVDNDSPGFIVSKKENKLGMRASDTSAIAFDNVRVPKEHLLGEEGTGFIQAMTVLDGGRISIAALSLGIAQGALDASIKYANERKQFGKTIGSFQAIQWKLADMATQIEAARLMTYNAAHTKNKGGDVTRLSAMAKYYASEVAAAATSEAIQIHGGYGFIKDFPVEKFYRDVKLCTIGEGTSEIQKVVIAKDILR, encoded by the coding sequence ATGAATGATACTACCCCTGAATACGAATTTACCGAATCCATGAAAATGGTTCGGGACCTTGCACGCGAGTATGCAGAAAAAGAAATCAAGCCCGTCGTTATGAAGTATGATGAATCTCAGGATTTCCCATTCGACATTATGAAGAAGTTGGGCGAGATGGGATTTCTCGGCGTCATCTTCCCTGAAGAATACGGGGGCGCAGGCTTTGGTTATCTCGAATATGTTACCGTCATCGAAGAGATTTCCAAAGTTGACCCGTCGGTCGGACTTGGAGTTGCGGCACACAACTCTCTTTGCACGAACCATATTTTTACGTTCGGCAATGAAGCGCAGAAGAAGAAGTACCTGCCTCTGCTGACGACCGGAACAATCATGGGCGCATGGGCGTTGACCGAACCAACTTCCGGCAGTGATTCGGGCGGAATGCTCACGACTGCTGTCCGCGATGGCGACCATTACATTCTGAATGGAAGTAAGAATTTTATCACGCATGGCTCGGTCGGGAAAGTTACGGTGGTTATGGCAATCACCGATAAAGAAAAAGGACGGAAAGGGGTCTCGGCATTTATTGTTGATAACGATTCGCCCGGCTTCATCGTCAGTAAGAAAGAAAATAAACTTGGGATGAGAGCAAGCGATACATCCGCCATTGCGTTTGATAATGTTCGTGTGCCAAAGGAACATCTTCTCGGTGAAGAAGGGACAGGATTCATTCAGGCAATGACGGTGCTTGATGGTGGAAGAATCAGTATTGCGGCGCTTTCTCTTGGCATCGCACAGGGCGCGCTCGATGCGAGCATCAAATATGCGAATGAACGAAAGCAATTCGGGAAAACGATTGGTTCGTTTCAGGCAATCCAATGGAAACTTGCCGACATGGCAACGCAAATCGAAGCCGCACGACTGATGACGTACAACGCCGCTCATACAAAGAACAAAGGCGGAGACGTGACACGACTTTCGGCAATGGCAAAATATTATGCAAGTGAAGTCGCCGCGGCGGCAACAAGCGAAGCGATTCAAATTCACGGCGGCTACGGCTTCATCAAGGACTTTCCTGTCGAGAAGTTTTACCGCGATGTAAAACTCTGCACCATCGGCGAAGGGACTTCGGAGATACAGAAGGTCGTGATTGCGAAGGATATACTTCGTTAA
- a CDS encoding fused MFS/spermidine synthase, which translates to MKKETLYSLIAVMFITSGAIGLVYEIVWFKYLSLFLGNTTYAQSIVLASFMAGLAIGASLWGNRADKVKQPLAIYAVLEIIIGIYGLLYPMFFELLKSVFINTVIGLELPSDGTSVLSLKLLTSLITLLPPTILMGGTLPVLVRHISERIEESGKNIAILYFLNSFGAVIGSFLGGFFFVRTLGLDPTIYMAAVLNITIGVVAFLLTKAKMEERPQEELVQSAPMQSFSKKEVFIAFAIAGFSGLCSMMYEVAWVRLLIPVLGSSTYSFSIMLITFISGITIGSWLVSKFIERMKNMFGFLAVCQFGVVLSLIATLPLYGYLPYTFWHAAHILNRTGLTYPLFLSIQLLFSVLIMIVPTIFLGMSLPVASRIATSKIEMLGKSVGSVFSINTIGTVLGSLGAGLMLIPLVGIKHTIEFALVLNLALGILVAFSDSLYSQIKKYVSVGLIFVLTLTYFFIAPDWSRIITLSGVFRNINDNDPPPSSYQEFLLRSQPPEVYFYKEGTTATVAVTKTFSTLYGEQKVLVINGKGDASSKGDMPTQVLLAQFPAMLHPKPETTLVIGLGSGATAGSLLSHPIKQLDCVEISPEVVEAMEYFSEVNHRPQEDPRFRLYIEDALAFLNLTKKNYDIIVSEPSNPWIAGIGNLYTIDFFEVCKQRLRPNGLMVQWFHLYEMDDETLRLVFRTFQSVFPHVSVWQSFATDVILIGSLDPLQPNFNLMKKKFEIPRVKSDLENINMPDVATLLSMQVASENTIKEYAGYGEVNTEKLPYLEYWAPRSFFINSGVHQFITYDERSMRENSHTLMKRYVIQFGLNDTERLNIINLHSMPNRGKNTFAYAFLRDYLRVHQDDKQALSLLADVTERMGRKEESLKLFESLAAIDSTNLSVLENYGWSQYLMEKPVTTPYTFSKLDSIEKIFQRTILLAKDTVDRYRAKLADVNFAKGDYEKAIINYKIALQHRNEFTPDNNMRVDLILLHLAQAAFRLNKEDVAMGYVVQAYMANPNNPETREFASFLYMKQVEDKKAKKQ; encoded by the coding sequence ATGAAAAAAGAAACTCTCTACAGCCTCATCGCTGTCATGTTCATTACATCGGGGGCAATCGGATTAGTCTATGAAATAGTCTGGTTCAAGTATCTCTCGCTCTTTCTCGGCAACACAACGTACGCGCAATCCATCGTGCTTGCTTCGTTTATGGCGGGACTTGCCATCGGCGCATCGCTGTGGGGCAACCGTGCGGATAAAGTCAAACAGCCACTTGCTATTTACGCTGTGCTTGAAATTATCATCGGTATCTACGGCTTGCTGTATCCGATGTTTTTCGAGTTGCTTAAAAGTGTTTTCATCAACACCGTTATTGGTCTCGAACTTCCAAGCGACGGCACATCGGTTCTCTCTCTCAAACTTCTTACAAGTTTAATTACGCTCCTCCCTCCTACTATTTTGATGGGAGGAACTCTTCCCGTTCTTGTCCGACATATTTCAGAACGCATCGAAGAATCGGGAAAGAACATTGCCATCCTATATTTCCTGAATAGTTTCGGCGCGGTGATTGGCTCGTTTCTCGGCGGCTTCTTTTTTGTCCGCACACTCGGACTTGACCCGACGATTTATATGGCGGCAGTTCTTAACATCACTATCGGTGTCGTCGCGTTTCTGCTCACCAAAGCGAAGATGGAAGAACGCCCGCAAGAAGAATTAGTTCAATCAGCGCCGATGCAATCGTTTTCTAAAAAAGAAGTCTTCATCGCATTTGCCATTGCCGGGTTCTCCGGACTTTGTTCGATGATGTATGAAGTCGCATGGGTGCGATTGCTTATTCCGGTTCTCGGCTCGTCAACATATTCTTTTTCGATTATGCTGATTACGTTTATCTCCGGAATCACCATCGGCAGTTGGCTTGTCTCGAAGTTTATCGAACGTATGAAAAACATGTTCGGGTTTCTTGCCGTCTGTCAGTTCGGCGTCGTTCTTTCATTGATTGCAACCCTTCCGCTCTATGGTTATTTACCTTACACATTCTGGCACGCCGCGCACATCCTCAACAGAACCGGTCTGACATATCCGCTCTTTCTTTCGATTCAATTATTATTTTCTGTGTTGATCATGATTGTCCCGACGATTTTTCTCGGGATGAGTTTGCCGGTTGCAAGCCGCATCGCCACAAGCAAGATTGAAATGCTCGGAAAATCTGTCGGCAGTGTCTTCTCCATCAACACAATCGGAACCGTGCTTGGCTCGCTTGGCGCAGGGTTGATGTTGATTCCGCTTGTCGGCATCAAACATACAATCGAATTTGCGTTGGTGTTGAATCTCGCTCTTGGAATTCTTGTTGCGTTCAGCGACTCACTGTATTCACAAATAAAAAAGTATGTCTCGGTCGGTTTGATATTCGTTCTGACACTTACCTACTTCTTCATTGCGCCGGATTGGAGCCGAATCATCACACTGTCGGGAGTGTTCAGAAACATCAATGATAACGACCCGCCTCCTTCTTCTTATCAGGAATTTCTCCTACGCTCACAACCGCCTGAAGTGTATTTCTATAAAGAAGGAACTACAGCAACAGTTGCCGTCACGAAAACATTTTCAACTCTTTATGGTGAACAAAAAGTTCTCGTCATCAACGGAAAAGGTGATGCTTCATCAAAAGGCGATATGCCCACGCAGGTTCTGCTCGCTCAGTTCCCTGCGATGCTTCACCCGAAACCGGAAACCACGTTGGTCATTGGGCTTGGAAGCGGTGCAACTGCCGGAAGTCTCCTCTCGCATCCCATCAAACAATTAGATTGTGTTGAAATATCTCCCGAAGTAGTTGAAGCGATGGAGTATTTCAGTGAAGTGAACCATCGTCCGCAGGAAGACCCGCGCTTTCGATTGTACATTGAAGATGCGCTTGCGTTTCTCAATCTGACGAAAAAGAATTACGATATTATTGTAAGCGAGCCATCGAATCCGTGGATTGCAGGCATTGGCAATTTATACACGATTGATTTTTTTGAAGTCTGTAAACAACGCCTTCGACCAAACGGATTGATGGTTCAGTGGTTTCATTTGTATGAGATGGATGATGAAACGCTTCGCTTGGTGTTCCGGACATTTCAATCGGTCTTTCCGCATGTGTCGGTGTGGCAATCGTTCGCTACCGATGTCATTCTTATCGGTTCGCTTGACCCGCTTCAACCGAATTTCAACCTGATGAAAAAGAAATTTGAAATTCCGCGAGTGAAATCTGACCTTGAAAACATCAACATGCCGGATGTAGCAACATTGCTTTCGATGCAAGTCGCCTCAGAAAATACTATCAAGGAATATGCAGGCTACGGAGAAGTGAATACGGAAAAACTTCCCTACTTAGAATATTGGGCGCCGCGGTCGTTCTTCATCAACTCAGGCGTACATCAGTTCATCACGTACGACGAACGCTCGATGCGGGAAAATTCTCACACGCTGATGAAACGATATGTCATACAATTTGGTTTGAATGACACTGAACGATTAAACATCATTAACTTACATTCAATGCCTAACCGGGGAAAGAACACATTTGCATATGCGTTTCTGCGCGACTATCTTCGCGTACATCAGGATGATAAGCAAGCACTTTCCTTGCTCGCCGATGTTACAGAACGAATGGGACGAAAGGAAGAAAGTCTGAAGTTGTTTGAATCCTTGGCAGCAATAGATTCGACCAATCTTTCCGTGTTGGAGAATTACGGATGGTCACAGTACTTAATGGAAAAACCCGTAACGACTCCTTATACATTTTCAAAATTGGATTCCATCGAAAAGATTTTTCAAAGAACAATCCTTCTTGCAAAAGATACGGTTGACCGATACAGAGCAAAACTTGCAGATGTGAATTTTGCAAAAGGTGATTACGAGAAAGCAATCATCAATTACAAAATTGCTCTTCAACACCGGAATGAATTTACGCCCGACAACAACATGCGGGTTGATTTGATTCTCCTCCATCTTGCTCAGGCGGCATTCAGACTGAACAAGGAAGATGTTGCGATGGGATATGTTGTTCAGGCGTACATGGCGAACCCCAATAATCCTGAGACGAGAGAGTTCGCCTCGTTTTTATACATGAAACAAGTGGAAGATAAAAAAGCAAAGAAACAATAA